The Miscanthus floridulus cultivar M001 unplaced genomic scaffold, ASM1932011v1 os_2412_1_2, whole genome shotgun sequence genome contains a region encoding:
- the LOC136534933 gene encoding CASP-like protein UU-1 yields the protein MDQFTVNLQAASTAGAGAVGSVAMWGNEPSGWYAVCRLYRLYCDRGAISLALAFVAFVALGVASSLSRFPRAPPPPAPR from the exons ATGGATCAG TTCACGGTGAACCTGCAGGCGGCGTCGACGGCCGGCGCCGGGGCGGTGGGGTCGGTGGCCATGTGGGGGAACGAGCCCAGTGGGTGGTACGCCGTCTGCCGCCTCTACCGCCTCTACTGCGACAGGGGCGCCATCTCCCTCGCGCTCGCCTTCGTCGCCTTCGTCGCCCTCGGCGTCGCCTCCAGCCTCTCCCGCTTCCCCAGGGCACCACCCCCGCCGGCACCCAGATAA
- the LOC136534932 gene encoding zinc finger protein CONSTANS-LIKE 14-like has translation MKSGSDGGGGGAGGQQWPCDYCGEAAAALHCRADAARLCVACDRHVHAANALSRKHVRAPLCAGCAARPAAARVSPVPGADPAFLCADCCDAGCDTAAAAARVPVEGFSGCPSAAELAASWGLDLRRAAVGDDGHGRAEDKDGGDIDDDPFLSVLDYSVLGMVDPDLRDLYVPCDLPRVPAPDAVGARPLRGQALSDQLAEMARREADTAHAHPHSDLSPRTPRRTSAASGGRLPPVKMAPPSALPTQPPPPAVQEVPLPYTSLLMMASANCADLIGGADRVGDDDEQLLWDCAAPSVLPTQIWDFNLGRSRDHDEKSALEVGYGSNHGGFMIKSYSDMLKEISSGTTKDLEDIYDSRYCSTAEDIMSSNICQLSSKNVSTGSNKRKVSSCASTMDGPTTSGNHVPTSGPALNREISFGDQMVSAPAAERPAVRIDSETLAQNRDSAMQRYREKKKNRRYEKHIRYESRKLRADTRKRVKGRFVKSTEVLNAGYGG, from the exons ATGAAGAGCGGCAGCGACGGGGGAGGCGGAGGAGCGGGCGGGCAGCAGTGGCCGTGCGACTACtgcggggaggcggcggcggcgctgcactGCCGCGCGGACGCCGCGCGGCTCTGCGTCGCGTGCGACCGCCACGTGCACGCCGCCAACGCGCTGTCGCGGAAGCACGTGCGGGCGCCGCTCTGCGCCGGGTGCGCCGCGCGCCCGGCTGCCGCGCGCGTCTCCCCCGTCCCGGGCGCCGACCCGGCGTTCCTCTGCGCCGACTGCTGTGACGCCGGCTGCGacaccgccgcggcggcggcgcgcgtgccGGTCGAGGGCTTCTCGGGCTGCCCCTCGGCGGCCGAGCTCGCCGCGTCATGGGGGCTCGACCTCCGCCGCGCGGCCGTGGGCGACGACGGTCACGGCCGCGCGGAGGACAAGGACGGCGGCGACATCGACGACGACCCCTTCCTCTCGGTGCTCGACTACTCGGTGCTCGGGATGGTGGACCCGGACCTGCGCGACCTCTACGTGCCGTGCGACCTGCCACGGGTGCCCGCCCCCGACGCCGTCGGCGCGCGCCCGCTCAGGGGGCAGGCGCTGTCCGATCAGCTCGCCGAGATGGCGCGCCGCGAGGCGGACACGGCCCACGCGCACCCGCACTCGGATCTGAGCCCGCGCACGCCTCGCCGCACCTCCGCGGCATCCGGCGGACGCTTGCCGCCGGTCAAGATGGCGCCCCCCTCGGCGCTGCCGACTCAGCCTCCGCCCCCCGCCGTCCAGGAGGTGCCTCTGCCGTACACGTCCCTGCTCATGATGGCGTCGGCCAACTGCGCTGACCTCATAGGCGGCGCCGACAGGGTGGGTGATGACGACGAACAACTGCTCTGGGATTGCGCTGCGCCCTCAGTGCTGCCCACCCAG ATATGGGACTTCAATCTGGGAAGGTCAAGGGATCACGATGAGAAGTCTGCTCTTGAAGTTGGATATGGTTCTAACCACGGAGGCTTTATGATTAAGAGTTATAGTGACATGCTTAAGGAAATTTCTTCGGGGACAACGAAAGATCTGGAAGATATTTATGACTCAAGATACTGCTCAACTGCCGAAGATATCATGTCCTCTAATATCTGTCAGTTGTCATCGAAAAAC GTGAGCACCGGGAGCAACAAACGGAAGGTGAGCTCATGTGCCTCCACGATGGATGGACCAACAACCTCCGGGAACCATGTACCCACTTCAGGACCAGCACTCAACAGGGAGATCTCCTTCGGGGATCAAATGGTCTCCGCCCCTGCAGCTGAGAGGCCTGCCGTGAGGATCGACAGCGAGACGCTCGCGCAGAACAGGGACAGCGCGATGCAGCGGTAcagggaaaagaagaagaaccgcAG GTATGAGAAGCACATCCGGTACGAGTCGAGGAAGCTGAGGGCGGACACGAGGAAGCGGGTGAAAGGGCGGTTCGTCAAGTCGACCGAAGTGTTGAACGCCGGTTACGGCGGATGA